A stretch of the Streptococcus himalayensis genome encodes the following:
- a CDS encoding HK97 gp10 family phage protein: MTRIGLDELGTIIANELEEYVNHTTDTMREVVEEVTNDAVDTLKATSPKKTGRYARGWKSKETINTNTALAKTIHNRRPGLTHLLEDGHAKQNGGRVEGRKHIAPVEKQAIQSFEEKLRKKL, from the coding sequence ATGACTAGGATAGGACTGGATGAATTAGGGACAATCATCGCAAATGAGTTGGAAGAATATGTCAACCATACTACTGATACCATGCGTGAGGTGGTTGAGGAAGTAACGAATGACGCGGTCGATACCTTAAAAGCAACTTCGCCCAAAAAGACTGGCAGATATGCCAGAGGCTGGAAGAGTAAGGAAACCATCAATACCAATACAGCTCTCGCCAAGACCATTCACAACCGAAGGCCAGGGCTAACGCATCTGTTGGAAGATGGACATGCCAAACAAAACGGTGGTCGGGTTGAAGGGCGAAAGCACATTGCACCAGTAGAGAAACAAGCGATTCAGTCTTTTGAAGAGAAACTGAGAAAGAAGCTGTGA
- a CDS encoding phage head closure protein, whose protein sequence is MKIAPLRERLTFQVRQIVRDEIGNESSKWTRLFERWCSVRPLALTESDGSAFKLIRNKVQFTLRYEKKVLELHSLTTHILFRGQTYSVESIDGDSSPRQLIYIVATKEETND, encoded by the coding sequence ATGAAGATTGCGCCATTACGAGAACGTCTAACCTTTCAAGTTCGACAGATTGTGCGAGATGAGATTGGCAATGAAAGCTCCAAATGGACAAGACTGTTTGAACGTTGGTGCTCAGTACGACCGCTTGCCTTGACAGAAAGTGATGGCAGTGCGTTCAAACTCATTCGCAACAAGGTTCAATTCACCCTTCGGTATGAAAAGAAGGTACTGGAGTTACATTCACTCACAACTCACATTCTATTCCGAGGTCAGACTTACTCCGTTGAGTCCATTGATGGAGATAGTAGCCCTCGGCAATTGATTTATATTGTGGCAACCAAGGAGGAAACCAATGACTAG
- a CDS encoding head-tail connector protein: protein MVSLEEVKLYLKVEHDEEDDLLEQLMEASHQLCEAILRQTSDSDVLKTAVLYGVAYLYEHREVANHKELKETLYHLLLAERKDVF, encoded by the coding sequence ATGGTTAGTCTAGAAGAGGTAAAACTCTACCTCAAGGTAGAACATGATGAGGAAGATGACTTGCTTGAGCAGTTGATGGAAGCCAGTCACCAACTCTGTGAAGCGATTCTTCGTCAAACGAGTGATTCAGACGTTCTAAAGACGGCAGTCCTTTACGGGGTTGCCTATCTTTATGAACACCGTGAAGTTGCCAATCATAAGGAGTTGAAGGAAACTCTTTACCATCTTCTTTTGGCAGAGCGAAAGGATGTATTCTGA
- a CDS encoding phage major capsid protein, with protein MSTLLALKEKRNQAWQQAKTFLDSVRTEDGLVSEEDSKRYDEMETKINLYNQEIARLERQEKIDLELAQPTSQLLTTQPTTVLKDKLAEDDKKGVASDVYAQTFWTSVRKRNFLDLNNALRVGEDTEGGHLVPDEYEKKLVQGLQEENFFRSLATVIKTSSGERKIPVVTGHGSASWMDENGLYPETDEVFGQVTLDSHKIGTAIRISEELLNDSVFDLESYMTTEFARRIGTEEEKAFLMGDGSKKPTGIFTQTDVTGPTTATKDITFDDMIELYHALPAPYRKNAVWILHDTTVKAIRKLKDNNGNYIWQPSTQAGQPDMILNRPYYTSTFAPLPEAGKKVIAFGDFSYYWIADRQGRTFKRLNELYANNGQIGFLASQRVDGKLVLPEAVKTLTVKAK; from the coding sequence ATGTCTACATTACTTGCATTAAAAGAAAAACGTAACCAAGCTTGGCAACAGGCTAAAACCTTCCTTGACTCAGTTCGTACAGAAGACGGTCTAGTGTCAGAAGAAGATTCCAAGCGTTATGATGAGATGGAAACTAAAATCAATCTCTACAATCAAGAAATTGCTCGCTTGGAACGTCAAGAAAAGATTGACCTTGAACTGGCTCAACCAACCTCACAGCTACTGACCACTCAACCAACCACTGTCTTGAAGGATAAGCTAGCAGAAGATGACAAGAAAGGTGTTGCATCTGACGTCTATGCCCAAACATTTTGGACAAGTGTCCGTAAACGGAATTTCTTAGATTTGAACAATGCCCTTCGTGTGGGGGAAGATACCGAAGGTGGTCATCTTGTCCCTGATGAATACGAGAAAAAACTGGTTCAAGGCTTACAAGAGGAGAATTTCTTTCGTAGCTTAGCGACGGTGATAAAAACGTCTAGTGGTGAGCGTAAGATTCCAGTGGTCACCGGTCATGGGTCTGCCTCATGGATGGATGAAAATGGTCTTTACCCAGAAACCGATGAAGTTTTTGGGCAGGTGACCCTTGATTCGCACAAGATTGGGACAGCCATCCGTATCTCTGAGGAGTTGTTGAACGACTCTGTCTTTGACCTTGAGTCCTATATGACAACTGAGTTTGCCCGTCGCATTGGGACAGAAGAAGAAAAGGCCTTTCTTATGGGGGATGGTTCGAAGAAACCAACAGGAATCTTTACGCAAACGGATGTAACAGGTCCAACAACTGCTACAAAAGACATCACTTTTGACGACATGATTGAGTTGTACCATGCTTTGCCAGCTCCATATCGGAAGAATGCGGTTTGGATTTTACATGATACAACGGTTAAAGCCATTCGTAAGCTCAAGGACAACAACGGCAACTACATCTGGCAGCCATCAACTCAAGCAGGACAACCCGATATGATTTTAAATCGTCCTTACTACACCTCTACTTTTGCGCCACTTCCTGAGGCAGGAAAGAAGGTCATTGCTTTTGGGGATTTTTCCTACTACTGGATTGCGGATCGACAAGGTCGTACTTTCAAGCGTCTCAATGAGCTTTACGCCAACAATGGTCAAATAGGCTTTCTTGCCAGTCAGCGTGTGGATGGAAAACTCGTTCTTCCAGAAGCGGTGAAAACACTCACTGTAAAGGCTAAATAG
- a CDS encoding head maturation protease, ClpP-related has product MRKFWNFTDEGDVRTLRIEGQIADETWFGDEVTPQLFKNDLQAGTGDIILWINSPGGDVFAAAQIYNMLMDYKDNVHVIIDGLAASAASVIAMAGTTVSMSPVAMMMIHNPWTVAQGEAKDMAKVIEMLGEIKESIINAYELKTGLSRAKLSHLMDSESWFNAKKAVELGFADKVLFDNHQEQELESKSYSFSRTTAHHDLLVKMQAKLEAQQPKKTIPLNQLEKRLNLLK; this is encoded by the coding sequence ATGCGTAAATTTTGGAATTTTACAGATGAAGGGGATGTTCGCACCCTTCGGATTGAAGGGCAGATTGCGGACGAAACATGGTTTGGCGATGAAGTCACTCCACAACTCTTTAAGAATGATTTACAAGCAGGAACAGGTGATATCATCCTCTGGATCAACAGTCCAGGGGGTGATGTTTTTGCGGCTGCTCAAATTTATAACATGCTTATGGATTATAAGGACAATGTCCATGTCATCATTGATGGCTTAGCCGCAAGTGCTGCTAGTGTCATTGCCATGGCAGGAACAACCGTATCCATGAGTCCAGTTGCCATGATGATGATTCACAACCCTTGGACAGTCGCTCAAGGTGAAGCCAAGGATATGGCAAAAGTGATTGAGATGCTGGGTGAAATCAAAGAATCCATTATCAATGCTTATGAGCTGAAAACTGGACTGTCAAGGGCCAAGCTTTCTCATTTGATGGATTCAGAGTCTTGGTTCAATGCCAAAAAAGCTGTGGAGCTTGGCTTTGCGGATAAGGTGCTTTTTGATAACCATCAGGAACAGGAGTTAGAGTCTAAGAGCTATTCTTTCAGCCGCACTACAGCCCATCACGACTTACTAGTGAAGATGCAGGCAAAACTGGAAGCCCAACAACCAAAGAAAACAATCCCTCTCAATCAATTGGAAAAACGATTGAATTTATTGAAATAA
- a CDS encoding phage portal protein, producing the protein MGILDLFGRKRARDKPQNSYEGQDFSYLFGRTTSGENVDEFKAMQTTAVYACVRILAEAVASLPLHVYERTKTGKEKKTVHPLYFLLHDEPNPEMSSFVFRETVMTHLLIWGNAYVQIIRDRGGNVISLYPLLPDKMSVHRDDTGKLYYKYQRQTEENPNFTEKGAVILKSEDVLHVPGLGFDGLIGYSPIALAKNAIGMTLATENYGASFFKNGANPGGVLEHPGILKDPKRVRDSWNAVYNGVTNAHKVAVLEEGMKYTQVGIPPEEAQFLQTRKFQINEIARLYRIPPHMVGDLEKSSFSNIEQQSLEFVKYTLDPWVVRLEQAFKRSLFLPEEKKTYFVKFNVDGLLRGDYQSRMNGYAIARQNGWLSTNDIRELEDLNLISDEEGGNLYLINGNMTKLKDAGGFMKQSIETKQGEEEENA; encoded by the coding sequence ATGGGAATACTTGATTTATTTGGACGAAAAAGGGCTAGAGATAAACCACAAAATAGCTATGAAGGTCAGGATTTCTCCTACCTATTTGGACGCACGACCAGTGGGGAGAACGTAGATGAGTTTAAGGCCATGCAGACGACGGCCGTTTATGCCTGTGTGCGAATTTTGGCTGAAGCAGTAGCTTCGTTACCTCTTCATGTTTATGAGAGAACCAAGACTGGAAAGGAGAAAAAGACTGTTCATCCCCTTTACTTTTTGCTTCATGATGAACCCAATCCTGAGATGTCCTCCTTTGTCTTTCGAGAAACAGTGATGACGCATCTCCTAATTTGGGGGAATGCCTATGTTCAAATTATCCGAGACAGAGGTGGCAATGTCATCAGCCTCTACCCACTTTTGCCAGATAAGATGTCAGTCCACCGTGATGATACAGGTAAACTTTATTACAAATACCAACGACAGACTGAAGAAAATCCAAACTTCACGGAGAAGGGAGCTGTCATTTTGAAATCGGAGGATGTGCTTCATGTCCCTGGTCTTGGCTTTGATGGCTTGATTGGCTATTCTCCAATCGCCCTTGCGAAAAATGCCATTGGGATGACCTTGGCTACGGAAAACTATGGAGCCTCCTTTTTCAAGAATGGGGCAAATCCAGGTGGTGTCTTAGAGCACCCAGGTATTTTAAAAGACCCCAAACGAGTCCGTGATTCGTGGAATGCGGTTTATAATGGGGTCACAAATGCTCATAAGGTGGCGGTCTTAGAGGAAGGAATGAAGTACACTCAAGTTGGGATACCACCAGAAGAGGCGCAGTTCTTACAAACACGAAAGTTTCAAATTAACGAAATCGCACGGCTCTATCGCATACCACCTCACATGGTGGGGGACTTGGAGAAGTCGTCTTTTTCAAATATCGAGCAACAATCCCTTGAATTTGTCAAATATACCTTAGACCCTTGGGTGGTTCGTCTGGAACAAGCCTTCAAGCGGTCTCTTTTTTTACCCGAAGAAAAGAAAACGTACTTTGTGAAGTTCAATGTGGATGGCCTTCTTCGTGGCGATTACCAAAGCCGCATGAATGGGTATGCGATTGCACGACAGAATGGCTGGCTCTCAACGAATGACATCCGTGAGCTGGAGGACTTAAACCTTATTTCAGATGAAGAAGGAGGAAATCTTTACTTGATTAACGGAAACATGACAAAATTAAAGGATGCGGGTGGTTTTATGAAACAATCCATCGAAACTAAACAAGGAGAGGAGGAAGAGAATGCGTAA
- a CDS encoding type II toxin-antitoxin system RelE/ParE family toxin — MDNHKRYHVSLTDQAKKDLREIYDYIVLNFYSQQSADGKLDLILTALETLETFPEACPLVSSRGYGELTNDGKRYRYMPIENYLAFYYIENHDVYVARILSSKQNWAKLFNK, encoded by the coding sequence TTGGATAATCATAAACGTTACCATGTTTCTCTTACGGATCAAGCGAAGAAAGATTTACGAGAGATATACGACTATATTGTACTCAATTTCTACAGTCAACAATCGGCAGATGGCAAACTAGACCTTATTTTAACGGCACTCGAAACATTGGAAACATTTCCAGAAGCTTGTCCATTAGTTTCTAGTCGAGGCTATGGTGAGTTGACAAATGATGGTAAACGCTATCGTTACATGCCAATTGAGAATTACTTGGCCTTTTACTACATTGAGAACCATGATGTCTACGTTGCTAGAATATTGAGTTCCAAGCAAAATTGGGCTAAATTATTTAATAAATGA
- the relB gene encoding type II toxin-antitoxin system RelB/ParD family antitoxin yields MASTQPVNFRADSTFYQQTKEILADEKLTLSDVFNAALRKIATGAVDPKEFVSSDTQETQYQVAFEDLKKEILLGHQEIEQGKLTSLADVRKEFGLG; encoded by the coding sequence ATGGCAAGCACACAACCCGTTAACTTTAGAGCAGATTCAACTTTTTATCAACAGACAAAAGAAATATTAGCGGATGAAAAGCTAACCTTATCTGATGTGTTCAATGCAGCCCTTCGTAAAATTGCGACAGGTGCAGTTGACCCTAAAGAGTTTGTCTCCAGTGACACACAGGAAACGCAGTACCAAGTTGCCTTTGAGGATTTGAAAAAAGAGATTCTGCTTGGTCATCAAGAAATTGAGCAAGGTAAGCTGACTTCTTTAGCAGATGTGAGAAAGGAATTTGGTCTTGGATAA
- a CDS encoding type II toxin-antitoxin system RelE/ParE family toxin, whose product MDKYLVKVPNDIFDQIESIRDYIKNVLLSEQSAENTVKELVKGLRSLEVFPERGFDADAKVNTQISQNVKTRGILVANNRYIIFYSIDEKEKVVNVSHLLPSKSDYAKLFL is encoded by the coding sequence TTGGATAAGTATCTAGTCAAAGTACCTAATGATATTTTTGATCAAATAGAAAGTATTAGGGATTACATCAAAAATGTGCTTCTAAGTGAACAATCTGCGGAGAATACTGTAAAGGAACTGGTAAAAGGATTACGTAGTCTTGAAGTTTTTCCTGAAAGGGGTTTTGATGCGGATGCTAAAGTGAACACTCAAATATCCCAAAACGTTAAAACTAGAGGCATTTTAGTAGCCAACAATCGCTATATTATTTTTTATTCTATTGATGAAAAAGAAAAGGTGGTGAATGTTTCGCATTTGTTACCATCTAAGAGCGATTACGCAAAACTATTTTTATAG
- the mazE gene encoding type II toxin-antitoxin system PemI/MazE family antitoxin: MTVVKTRQVGNSISLTIPKELGIEIGQEYTVYKASDGSLLFSPSNELLLEKATDDLIREKLISELGAKIDKNLADIQAGNYMTLDKIEESLLG, from the coding sequence ATGACGGTAGTAAAAACAAGGCAAGTTGGCAATTCAATTAGCCTTACAATTCCAAAAGAGCTAGGGATTGAAATTGGCCAAGAATATACTGTTTATAAAGCTAGTGATGGTTCTTTATTGTTTAGTCCAAGTAATGAACTGTTGTTGGAGAAAGCAACGGATGATTTAATTCGTGAAAAGTTAATCTCTGAACTTGGGGCTAAAATAGATAAAAATCTTGCGGATATTCAAGCAGGCAACTATATGACATTGGATAAAATTGAGGAGAGTTTGCTTGGATAA
- a CDS encoding terminase large subunit, producing MSYHYEPSPFMLPTSHYDKAKADRAVTFINNLSHTKGKWAGQKFDLLPWQEQIVRDLFGIVKEDGNRQFLTAYIEIPKKNGKSELAAAIALYLLYADNEASAEVYGAACDRNQASIVFDVAKQMVLMSRPLEKRSKIMGATKRIVNYSNAGFYQVLSAETGTKHGLNVSGLVFDEIHAQPNRHLYDVLTKGSGDAREQPLFFIITTAGTDKNSICYELHTKALDILKGRKKDTSFYPVVYDLSDEGDWNDEANWMKANPSLGHTIGLDRVREAYRQALDNPAEENVFKQLRLNMWTSSSVAWIPEHVYDKGNIPIDYDFLKGRDCYAGLDLSSTSDITAFVLVFPPRYEKENYIILPFFWLPEDTLELRCRRDHVLYDVWERQGYLKTTEGNVVHYGFIEKFIEQLSEIYHIKEIAYDRWNATQMVQNLEAMGLTMIPFGQGYKDMSPPSKELYKLMMEGKVQHGGHPVLKWMAQNVVMRQDPAGNIKPDKEKSIEKIDGIVALIMGLDRCIRHQGDGGSVYDERGILSF from the coding sequence ATGAGCTATCATTATGAACCAAGTCCTTTTATGCTTCCAACCTCACATTACGATAAGGCAAAGGCAGATAGGGCAGTAACTTTTATCAATAACCTCTCCCACACCAAAGGCAAGTGGGCAGGACAGAAGTTTGATCTTCTGCCGTGGCAGGAACAGATTGTCCGTGACCTCTTTGGAATAGTGAAAGAAGATGGCAACCGTCAATTCTTAACAGCTTATATTGAGATTCCAAAGAAAAATGGCAAGAGTGAACTAGCAGCCGCTATCGCTCTTTATCTTCTTTATGCGGATAATGAAGCAAGTGCCGAAGTATATGGAGCGGCATGTGACCGAAATCAAGCCTCGATTGTCTTTGATGTCGCCAAACAAATGGTCTTGATGAGCCGACCACTTGAAAAGCGTTCCAAGATTATGGGGGCAACCAAGCGCATCGTCAACTATTCAAACGCTGGTTTTTACCAAGTCTTGTCTGCCGAGACTGGCACCAAGCACGGTCTCAATGTCTCTGGTCTTGTCTTTGATGAAATCCACGCCCAACCCAATCGCCATCTCTATGATGTCTTAACCAAGGGCTCTGGAGATGCTCGTGAACAACCGCTTTTTTTCATCATCACAACTGCAGGAACGGATAAAAACTCCATCTGTTATGAACTTCATACCAAGGCTCTGGATATTCTAAAAGGAAGAAAGAAGGACACGTCCTTTTATCCAGTGGTATACGACCTGTCTGATGAGGGCGATTGGAATGATGAAGCTAACTGGATGAAAGCCAATCCGTCTCTTGGGCATACCATTGGTCTTGACCGAGTGCGAGAAGCCTATAGGCAGGCACTTGACAATCCAGCTGAAGAGAATGTTTTTAAGCAACTCCGACTAAATATGTGGACAAGTTCAAGTGTAGCTTGGATTCCTGAACACGTTTATGATAAAGGAAATATCCCAATAGACTATGACTTCCTTAAAGGTCGTGACTGTTATGCGGGTCTTGACCTTTCAAGTACATCGGATATTACAGCCTTTGTCTTAGTCTTTCCACCACGCTATGAGAAGGAGAACTATATTATCTTACCTTTCTTTTGGTTGCCAGAAGATACTTTGGAGCTAAGATGTCGTCGTGACCATGTTTTATATGACGTTTGGGAGCGTCAAGGTTATCTCAAGACAACAGAAGGAAACGTTGTTCATTATGGCTTTATTGAGAAATTTATTGAGCAGCTCTCTGAGATCTATCACATCAAGGAAATTGCCTATGACCGTTGGAATGCGACTCAAATGGTGCAGAACTTAGAAGCTATGGGCTTAACGATGATTCCATTTGGACAAGGCTACAAGGACATGAGTCCACCGTCCAAAGAACTGTACAAACTGATGATGGAGGGGAAAGTCCAACATGGTGGTCATCCTGTTCTCAAATGGATGGCACAAAATGTCGTCATGCGACAAGACCCAGCTGGCAACATAAAGCCAGATAAGGAAAAGTCCATTGAGAAGATTGATGGGATTGTGGCACTCATTATGGGACTTGACCGCTGTATTCGCCATCAAGGTGACGGCGGAAGTGTCTACGATGAGCGGGGAATACTTAGTTTTTAG
- a CDS encoding phage terminase small subunit P27 family, protein MAVRGRKPKPTNLKILEGNPGKRPLPTKEVKPQKKVPRCPQWLEDDAKKEWKRMGKILEQMGLLTDMDMTAFAGYCQAYARWKEAEEFLSKHGSIIKTPNGYLQQVPQVSISQTNLKIMLKFCEQFGLTPSARNRLATMDSEVGNGDEMEDLLGGIL, encoded by the coding sequence GTGGCAGTTAGAGGGCGGAAACCAAAGCCGACCAATTTGAAAATACTTGAAGGAAATCCAGGCAAACGACCTCTACCTACCAAGGAGGTTAAACCCCAAAAGAAAGTCCCACGTTGCCCCCAGTGGCTTGAAGACGATGCCAAGAAGGAATGGAAACGGATGGGGAAAATCTTGGAACAGATGGGGTTGCTGACCGATATGGACATGACAGCCTTTGCAGGGTATTGCCAAGCCTATGCACGCTGGAAAGAAGCGGAAGAGTTTCTTTCAAAACACGGCTCGATCATCAAGACTCCGAACGGTTATCTCCAACAAGTGCCACAGGTTTCTATTAGCCAGACGAACCTCAAAATCATGCTTAAATTCTGTGAACAATTTGGTTTGACACCATCGGCACGAAACCGATTAGCGACGATGGATTCAGAAGTTGGTAATGGTGATGAAATGGAAGATTTGTTAGGAGGTATTTTATGA
- a CDS encoding DUF4314 domain-containing protein translates to MVYLESIQHQYPKGTRVRLVHMDDPHPVPVGTLGTVTGVDDIGSLIVTWDNGQSLNVLYGIDRVEKI, encoded by the coding sequence ATGGTTTATCTTGAGAGTATTCAACATCAGTATCCAAAGGGGACAAGAGTTCGGTTAGTTCACATGGATGATCCTCACCCAGTCCCAGTAGGAACACTTGGAACGGTCACTGGTGTGGATGATATTGGTTCTCTTATTGTCACTTGGGATAATGGGCAGAGCTTGAATGTACTATATGGAATTGACAGAGTAGAAAAGATATAG
- a CDS encoding site-specific DNA-methyltransferase, translated as MTTQPSMEIKELPLSNLKPASYNPRKKLKKGDKEYEKIKQSLLRFGYVDPIIVNKDMTVIGGHQRLTVLKDLEYETDKCVIVSLSKEDEKALNIALNKITGQWDEELLADLLLDLQESDFNLDLTGFEPPEIDDILSNVHDKDLSEDDFNVEEELKKPTFSKRGDIWQLGKHRVICGDSTKAETYDQLLGDKKANLVVTDPPYNVDVEETAGKILNDNMSDGDFYQFLYDMFTQVENHMEADASIYVFHADTEGLNFRKAFKEAGFYLSGCCIWKKNSLVLGRSPYQWQHEPCLFGWRQTGKHQWFSDRKQTTIWEYDRPKSSKDHPTMKPIQLMAYPIQNSSMRGTLVLDPFLGSGSTLMAADQTGRICYGIELDEKFVDVIVKRYMESTGNSDVTVVREGKTLTYDEAIKAMEESL; from the coding sequence ATGACAACTCAACCAAGCATGGAGATTAAGGAACTCCCTTTAAGTAACTTAAAGCCAGCCTCTTACAACCCTCGAAAGAAACTCAAAAAGGGTGATAAGGAATATGAGAAAATCAAGCAGTCTCTTCTCAGGTTTGGCTACGTTGACCCTATTATTGTCAATAAAGATATGACGGTCATCGGTGGTCATCAACGATTGACAGTTCTGAAAGACCTCGAGTATGAAACGGATAAGTGCGTTATTGTTTCACTTTCCAAGGAAGATGAGAAGGCACTCAACATCGCTTTAAATAAAATCACAGGCCAATGGGATGAGGAGCTTCTCGCTGACTTGCTTTTGGACTTGCAGGAGTCTGATTTCAATCTCGACCTGACTGGTTTTGAGCCACCAGAGATTGATGACATTCTCTCAAACGTCCATGATAAGGACTTGTCTGAAGATGATTTTAATGTGGAGGAGGAATTGAAGAAACCGACCTTTTCAAAACGAGGGGACATTTGGCAACTCGGTAAACATCGAGTGATTTGTGGTGATTCAACCAAGGCAGAAACTTACGATCAGCTGCTAGGTGATAAAAAAGCCAATCTCGTTGTGACAGATCCTCCCTATAATGTGGATGTGGAAGAAACGGCTGGAAAGATTCTCAACGATAATATGTCGGACGGTGATTTTTATCAGTTCCTTTACGACATGTTTACTCAAGTGGAAAACCACATGGAAGCTGATGCCTCTATCTATGTTTTCCATGCGGATACAGAAGGTCTTAACTTTAGAAAGGCTTTCAAGGAAGCTGGATTTTATTTGAGTGGGTGCTGCATTTGGAAGAAGAATTCACTTGTCCTCGGACGCAGTCCTTACCAATGGCAACACGAGCCCTGTCTCTTTGGTTGGCGACAAACAGGTAAACACCAATGGTTCAGCGACCGTAAGCAGACTACCATTTGGGAATACGACCGTCCTAAGTCCAGCAAAGACCATCCAACCATGAAGCCGATTCAACTTATGGCCTACCCAATTCAAAATTCATCTATGAGAGGGACTTTGGTCTTAGATCCATTCCTTGGTTCAGGCTCAACCCTCATGGCAGCTGATCAGACAGGACGTATCTGTTATGGAATTGAACTTGATGAGAAGTTTGTGGATGTGATTGTCAAACGCTACATGGAGTCAACAGGAAATAGTGATGTGACGGTAGTCCGTGAAGGTAAAACGCTAACCTATGATGAAGCTATCAAAGCAATGGAGGAAAGTTTATGA
- a CDS encoding HNH endonuclease, protein MPRRPSTPCKQNGCPNLVSYGQKYCENHKANLKLDAKSTKAKGYNAQWNKARLRYLKVHPLCVQCKAKGQLTKATVVDHITPHRGDQELFWNRSNWQALCKSCHDRKTKTTDRYVEYTYRF, encoded by the coding sequence ATGCCTAGAAGACCAAGCACACCTTGCAAACAAAATGGCTGTCCTAACTTAGTATCCTATGGTCAGAAGTATTGTGAGAACCATAAAGCAAACCTGAAGCTGGATGCTAAGTCAACCAAAGCGAAAGGTTACAATGCCCAGTGGAACAAAGCACGACTTCGTTACTTAAAAGTTCATCCACTCTGTGTTCAATGCAAAGCCAAAGGTCAACTGACCAAGGCTACTGTTGTTGACCATATCACACCCCATCGAGGTGACCAAGAACTCTTTTGGAATCGATCTAACTGGCAAGCACTTTGTAAGTCTTGTCATGATAGAAAGACCAAGACAACTGACCGATATGTGGAGTATACGTATCGATTTTAG